One Paroedura picta isolate Pp20150507F chromosome 16, Ppicta_v3.0, whole genome shotgun sequence genomic region harbors:
- the LOC143825864 gene encoding olfactory receptor 2AP1-like, giving the protein MGKAKQENKTTVTEFLLLGFGDLGGQHLLLFLLFVVIYTVTMVGNILIVVLVVVDHHLHTPMYFFLGNLSCLETCYSSNILPMMLANLFHGGRGTISFTGCMTQYYFFGFFAASECYLLAAMSYDRYVAICKPLLYTVLMNNKVCLQLVAGSWLSGSLASNITIYFMCHLNFCSSSKVNHFFCEFYPMLQLSCSDTRTIKLLSLFLSVVCSLPPFLLTLTSYGYIISAILKIPSTSGRQKAFSTCSSHLIVVSMFYGTIMIVYLLPKTKALEDLNKVFSLFYTVLTPLFNPLIYSLRNREVKVAFRRAIAKFCALESI; this is encoded by the coding sequence ATGGGAAAAGCcaaacaagaaaataaaactaCTGTCACTGAATTCCTTCTTCTGGGCTTTGGGGATCTTGGGGGTCAACATTTGCTTCTGTTCTTGCTCTTCGTAGTGATCTACACTGTAACCATGGTGGGGAATATCCTCATTGTGGTGTTGGTTGTGGTTGACCATCACCttcacacccccatgtacttcttcttGGGTAACCTGTCCTGCTTGGAGACGTGCTACAGCTCCAATATCCTTCCAATGATGTTGGCTAATCTCTTTCATGGGGGTCGAGGAACCATTTCGTTCACGGGCTGCATGACCCAGTATTATTTCTTTGGTTTCTTTGCAGCTTCGGAATGTTATCTCCTAGCAGCAATGTCTTATGATAGGTATGTTGCAATATGTAAGCCATTGCTTTATACAGTACTTATGAATAATAAGGTGTGTCTCCAGTTAGTAGCTGGATCTTGGTTAAGTGGTTCCTTGGCTAGTAACATAACTATATATTTCATGTGCCATCTGAACTTCTGTAGTTCCTCCAAAGTCAACCACTTCTTTTGTGAATTTTATCCCATGTTGCAGCTGTCGTGCAGTGACACACGTACTATTAAACTTTTAAGTTTGTTTCTATCTGTGGTAtgttcccttcccccatttttgTTGACCCTGACATCGTATGGTTACATCATCTCTGCCATTCTCAAAATCCCATCTACATCTGGTAGGCAAAAGGCCTTTTCAACCTGCTCCTCTCACCTCATTGTGGTGTCCATGTTTTATGGAACCATAATGATTGTTTACCTTCTGCCCAAAACCAAGGCCCTGGAAGACCTCAACAAAGTCTTCTCTCTTTTTTACACAGTCCTGACCCCTTTGTTCAATCCTCTGATCTACAGCCTGAGAAACAGGGAAGTAAAAGTGGCCTTCAGAAGGGCGATAGCTAAATTTTGTGCACTTGAAAGCATATAA